Genomic segment of Eupeodes corollae chromosome 2, idEupCoro1.1, whole genome shotgun sequence:
tttgagccgtcagtaaagatggttgtgtcgaaacctatcgatacgatgtcatcctcccaatcttctctggatgggaaaataaccttaaaacccttactaaggctcaaagtaggagtgcagtagtcagtgtctaccgagataatatctgagggaatcaatttcgttgtgttgctgtgaccataagttTTTGAGAACCAGctttttgattccttcagcctaatagcgctgcaggaaactatgtatttaataaaaacgtcGATTTGTGCCCatgcaagctgttctctgaaccttctttagcttatcaatattataggttttgctaagagcaggccaccactcaatcgaaccatatgttaagattggacgtactacggctgtgtacgtccataaaatcatcttcgactgaagtccccactttttgccgaaagttttgctgcaggcgtagaaggcaacacaggccttcttaacccgtacttcgatatttagtttccagtttagtttagggtcgggtataactcccaaatattttgcactggaagacaatgataggatttgaccgttgagtcgaggtagcgtgaagggcggtactttagttttggtggtaaagagcaacagttcagttttactttggttaactcctagtacAAAACTCGTGGCCCaattgctaactttcttcaaagctgactccgtgatttcactaatcacagaggtgtacttccctgacaccaatagcaccaaatcatccgaataggctaccgccttcactccacatctctctaatttaacgagaattgtatccatgaccagaagccatagaagaggcgaaaggacaccaccctgggttgttcccctactcacgtgttttgttttgattgtattgcctagagtggctcgaatcttagGCATTCATATAGTTGGATTGGTATTTGGTACAAGGTGCACCAAAAGTCTGGAAACAGTAAGTTAAGGGAAAATGTttgacttcaaacaaaaaaataatattcaaaataccaGCAACGGgttgaagtaaaaaaaactgaatgaaTTATAATACCATAAGACATATTCTCATCTAAATtagtccagcaatgtcgcgatgagcttgcgagcctgaatattaacctcggtgtcaccctgatctgggttccgggccatagtggtatcgtgggaaatgaacgatctgacgagctagccaggcaagaatcggcccttcatagctcacttgcggaaatggttaacattcctcttggtgatATGAAGGGTAAAGTTATGGTCATTGACCTATAGTGGCTCGCACTGCTTCTGTTCATATTTTAACACTACAAATCTAAGCACAAAGAATATTCTAAAGGATTCAAATAAGGTCTTCTCGGGGCTCAATATGAAACTTTCATAAAACTTGTGATATTCATACTAAGGAAATTTGGTGTCATCTTGGCTTTGTTTGCCTTATAGTCATCTGAGTCCTGTAGAAGAATCCATATATCTCTTTTGAAAAGGGTATTTGTTGAACCCTTTACCACATCTCACTGTGGTACCCGAATAATGGtaagtacgttggactgtcatgtccctgcctgtgccatttaaagcttttttcacgggtacagcctcttgcgaggaattgacaaattctccaagaataattcttgtcatgaaaagtcctTATTGTCCAAATTGgtcgttcagattcggcttaaaactgtaggtcccctccatccctaaaAATATACGGAACATCATCGACCACCCGAATCAACTAATAATAAGGATGACCACTGAACAACGACATCCAGAGCCAAGGTACCTCAGTGTGATGGAACTCTTGATGACAGCTTAATCATGAAAAACGAGGAAGCAGCCTCGATCTACACTGCCATTTTGCCAGCCTTCTACCGACGCTAAACACCACTTCCCCAAAACCTACAATAAAAGTAACATTGACACCAGGAATAAACACCCTGAGAATGATAAATCAGctgacttttaaaattttgtttgacatgtaatttctatttctataatttttttaaacttaagccACTGTATAACGTTAGCAACCTTACGTAGCCCTTCGCTTCTTTCGTGCTccctattattatttttcttttccaagGGGGTTTAATTGGTATTTGTTCCCATAATGGTTTCATAGTCGTACAAACACGGGCAACGCAGGGACAATCAATTTTTGAGCTGTCGTCTTCTCTTGAAGATATTCTAACCGAAAAGACTCCGAAATACGGCCTTTATTGCGGGTTCccagtgatttaaaaaaaaattaaattcgccTCCATGTTTACAGAAgcgaaattgaaaacaaattgatatttattccTTGTTTACATTATTAACGGTTTAGAAAAATTacagttttatttcaaatcgatGTTTTGAGCAAACAACTTGAGGTTTCTCATGTAAACTTTATTGTATTTAAATCAAGTAAGAAAATGtggaaaaacacacaaattgttTCTATTTCCGTTGGTGTCAAATTTTGCTGGAAAGTGgcacttaaaaatattatttccagaAACGAGAGTTGTTTtgaaaagtgaacattttaacAATCGAATCATACAATTTAAAGATATCTCGAGATAATTTATGTCTTATttgatcttttttaaaaatccaaaccgttcaaaatcaaacaaataaaaaacgtcttcatttcttttttattaacagGTGGCATTGTTCTTACTGCTTCTCACAATCCCGGTGGCCCTGAGAATGATTTCGGAATCAAATTCAACTGTGAAAATGGTGGACCAGCTCCAGATGCCTTCACCAACAAGATCTATGATCTATCAACTGCCATCAAAGAGTACAAAATTATTGCTGATCTTCaaattgatattggaaaaaCTGGAACAACTACTTTTGATGtaagatttcttaaaaaaaaatataatctttcAAGAAAATACAAAGAATTCAAACTTTAGATCAGCGGAAAACCATTTGTTGTGGAAGTTATCGATTCTGTGACGAACTACGTCAATCACATGAAAGAAATCTTTGATTTTGCTAAATTGCGTGACTATGTCAGCGGGAAGACAACTGGCAAGCCACTCAAAATGCGTATTGATTCAATGAACGGTGTCACTGGATCCTATGTGCGTGAGATCTTCCTCACCAATTTGGGTGCCACTGAGGATTGTGTTGTGCACACAACTCCTCTCGAAGACTTTGGTGGTCTTCATCCCGATCCAAATCTAACCTATGCCAAGGATTTGGTGGAAACTGTGGCAAAGGGTGACTACGATATTGGAGCTGCTTTCGATGGCGATGGTGATCGTAACATGATCATTGGAAATAAGGCCTTCTTTGTGACTCCCAGTGACTCGCTGGCAGTGATTGCTCACTACTTGGAGTGTATAccatatttccaaaataatggtGTGCAAGGATTCGCCCGTAGTATGCCAACTGCTTCAGCTGTCGATTTGGTTGGAGCCAAGTTGGGCAAAGAGGTGTTTGAAGTTCCAACTGGATGGAAGTACTTTGGTAACCTCATGGATGCCGGTCGTCTGTGTCTATGCGGAGAAGAGAGTTTCGGAACAGGATCGAATCACATCCGTGAGAAAGACGGAATCTGGGCTGTGTTAGCTTGGCTATCGGTTATGCAACACACCGGCAAAGGTATCGAGGAGATCCTCAAGAACCATTGGTCAATTTATGGACGTAACTATTTCACTCGATACGATTACGAGGAATGTGATTTGGAGCCATGCAACCAAATGATGGCAACTATGGAGAAAACCATCACTGATCCCGCCTTCGCTGGGAAATCATACTCCAGCGGTGGCAAGTCGTATAAGGTTAAGGTTGCCGATAACTTCAGCTACACCGATCCCGTTGATAAGTCAGTCTCCAGCAAACAAGGATTGAGAATTGTCTTCGAAGACGGCAGTCGTATTGTGATGCGTTTGAGTGGAACTGGAAGCTCTGGAGCTACTGTTCggtaagttaaattttatttaaaaactcaaaaccaaaataatggtgtgcattttgtttattcttagTTTGTACATCGATTCCTATGAGAAAGACAATGTTTTGGGTAAAGCAAGTGAAATGTTGAAGCCTCTTATCGATATTGCTCTGGAGATCTCACAACTTCCTAAATTCACCGGACGTAATGCCCCAACTGTTATAACATAAGAGAACAAaagtacaattatttttgatgatGCATCCTTTAATAATTATTCTACCTCAAAGTTTTTGATCTTAGAGGATTAGAATGtggttttttaaagttttattatttcccCTTTTTGCATTTGTTCTTCTCTCCTAAAACTGGTTAaagttgttgaaaaataaatgtttttgtttcgttaatatgatgttttttttctaacgtttgtttttttttgataataatttgcaCAAACTAAAGGGGTTATTcctacccttaacatgtttagtGTTTAAATGCATGAAAAAAGGGAAAATTTTAAGAGAAGATACGGATACACATTGGTCTtaaggttttaaatattaaaatggggGCGGGGAAAACTGAATTCTTGATGTGCATCGATACTTGACAGTGAGTTTAAAATGGAGCTAATCTGTTGAGGAATTCTgtaagtacgagtattacggctatcattttcaaagctctttatTTTGGATTCCGTCCAAGAcacttaaactaaatttatcaaattaattcGTTAATCATTAATTAATTCATCGGCGTGGAAGTTAATTTTTCTGGTTTATTTCCATAatctttttgtatgttttttttttgtattgtgagGTGCGAAAAGAAACGGTTGGTTTAAATTTCGTGTTCGGTCCCGTAAGTTTTTGTTGTATAGGGTCCTAAAAGATACCTCCTGAGAGCTCTTTAGGGGAAGGAATTTAGGGCTCCGTTAATCGATCGTATTCgcttagtaaaaaaataaaataccaaaaaggGTACTTCTACGCAAAAGTAGAAACAAATAAAGACGTAGGACTACCAACCTGGCTTTTTTTGTTAccagtttctttttcttgttttgatgttaatttttgttgttaatttattttttttgtaatcttttttttgttataaatttattacaaatctAAGCTACGATGATTACTCtgtcatttaaatacaaaaattaaatttctgacAGAAACGCCggcaatagaaaaaaaagtttttttatgtttcgccCAAGCGAAACAATGAGAGCTTGAGTTTTATTTGTTCAGGGGTGTCAAGGGTAGCGGAGTAGACGTGGAGTTAAGATGACCTGAACCCGATGATCGACCAACAATTTCGGGGGTATCCAACACTGGTCGCGGATACCTAAAGGTAGAGTGGGTAATGGCCTCACTGCACAACATCCGCAGTGCCCTGATGTGCCAATAGTCCGTCCGCTTATGTTTCCTTCCTTTTCCTCATTCCTTGGcctgatttatgtttttgtctgcAGGCGAGGTTGAGTTTGGGTGGCAaaatccccccccccccccccccccgtcTGACGAGCTGACGCCGTCCACCGCAAGCAGGCCGCGTCCCCGGATCTCAACAATCCCACCTAACCTTTTTCAAATCTTCCTATCTTTTTTTCCTACCTCATCCTTATCCTACCCTTCCACTTCACCCACCTCCACACCTCCTCTTGCCTCGCAACAGTATCCATATCGTTCATGCTGAAGCAGGTTGTTCttttcttcgtcgtcgtttCTCTTGGTGTCCTTCTTTTGTTATATACTTCCATGTCGCGGAAGTGGGGCGTATGTATAAGTGACTGTAGTTGTCTGTCCCCTGATTTACTACCATTATGATAGTAAGTACGACCATCATCACTTGAACAAATATCACCATACATACCGTCGTCGACTGCATAGGCCTGTTTGTCGTAGAAGCCAATTGCATTGGTATGATTCTGGTGGCTCGAAGGATCacgttaaatttaataatagtgATATGACTCCGTctaaatatcaaacaaaaacaaaagcaaaatcgattaatttcttttaatatttttctttatttaacacAATTGTGTAGATTTTCGTTgcttttgttatacaaattcaatattaataataataattgttttcgaaaatggACTGTAACTGTCGGGACCGTCCTTGTTCGAGTTTAAAATCGGACTGTCTTCTCTCCTTCAGTTGGTCTCTTACTCGCCGCGTCCACACAAGCCATAGTAGTGTGGGTTACTGGAATTTTCCCCAACACAAATATATAACTTGATCATTCTATTAAACGAggtctgtgatacacatacagACTACAGAAAGTTGTTTAGTTTCTTTTAtacaagtgccgctcatggatagcggtaTCTAAATTAGTCACGCTATAAAGaccattaagtttttgaagcatgCAATTCtgttaatgagcttatcatacgctgccattgaagttccacatccgaagggcAAGATTGTAAATCTAGAATATGAAAAacggtactgtcatcagcgaaacagttttTTGACTTATAAAAGTATTCCTTATGTAAAGTAGATTTGTATGTATTGCCCAtaattaaaattagatttacttaaaaaaaacagaaaaaaaacaattttttgaaaaatgtagagGATATTCTATGTTTTTTCAATCCCCGACAGAACTGCGACTTGGTTTTTTCGACAAGTTCAACATGTTGTCACTCCTCTTATTTCCCAGAAAATTTTGTGCTACAAGGCGAAAATCATCCCAGGCTTTTTTTCCTTACCTTCTAGAACCAAGTCAAAGTTGAcatctttaaataaatcttttatctACGAACCAACGAATATGCCTTCTTTGACTTTAGCCTCACTTAATCTTGGAAATGTTTGGCAAAGGTATTGAATAGAAGCTCCATCTCTGTCCATTGCCTTTACGAAGTTTTTCATGAGTCCTAGCTTCGTATGCAAGGGCGGAAGTAACACCTTTTGTGGATCAATTAGAgggtcatttttgacatttttctgcCCAGGTTGAAGCGACTAACGATGAGGCCacaattttttattacaatCCTGTTTTTAATCACGACTGTCCCCTTCACAGATTAAGCGTGTAGTCTAATTGCAGTTCAAGCAACAGAGCTACGAATTTCAAATCCCCGCAGATTTGGCGTTCTTCATATTTAATCCGCAGCAGAAcacttttcatattttaataagACTCCTTCACATGAACCGCGTTACCAATAGGAATCGAAGGTAAAATATTTCGGTTATGTAGCAACACAGCTTTTAAACTAAGCTTAGAGCTATCTATGAAAAGTCTCCATTCACTCCGTTTACACGTTACGTTAAGGGCTACCATCATAGCACTGACATCATTGACACCCTTTCCCCTTCCTGATGATTCCATTGTTGCAACCTCGAGCTTAGAAGTTCTGCTTTGTTCTTGGGAATTTCTAAGTCCCTAACAAGATCATTCAGCTTGTGTTATCCGGTATGGCTGTGACGATGTGCTAGGTACTTCGAATTCTGACATTGAAGAAATTGTTGGTGAGAAGGTGTAGGTGTTATTTCTTGTTTGTCAATGTGAGGGCTTATTGGAATCGGATGAAGATCGCTGTGTGGCAGAGGAAGAGTAGCCGATGGTACATTTGCATACACTATAtagtattcttcttttttttagaaaatcccTTGCCTCTCGCAAACACATGTGTGGAGAGGCTGAAATAGCAATCCGTTGCATGACTAGTTGATTCTCGCCACTGCATTGGTACTGCGAaccgaaatgatttttttctttcactcaTCCAATTTCACAAATCTGTCGCACATGCATTGCAACAGAAATGCGGACCCCAGCTTTTATCTTGATGTTTTAAGTAGTAGGAAAAGGCCTCTTTTATTGTCGGCAATATGGAACATCTTTGCTTACAAAATACCACTTCACCGCAAATGTTGTCGGGATTATTCACACATTTTCGtgacatttgtcaatttaatacttttttttttaaattttaacacttAAAAACATAGCATAGAACACTAAAGCACAATATATTTACCAttagaaaaatgcaaagaacggtataaatcaaaataccgaagtttttaaaagatggcACATGTAAACTTCGGCGCGGAAATATTCGAACTAAACTCATTCAAGTGAAGCACATTTTTATACGGGTTTTTAGTAGTTGATTGATACATCTGGGGAATTCCAACGCTCGTTTCCAATTAAGCCTATACTTTTATTGAAATGGGGAAATATGTACCCTTTTAAAGGTCGTAAGCTTTTCCGAGTATAAACTTTCAACAGGTATAAAAACCGAAAGTCGATTGCAAAATTTATGGCTTTATTTTAGTGGTTGGTAGTGCAGGTAgttccaaaacaaattaattacgataaaattcaatttttattgaaattaaaattttataatctttattattttaaaacaattataaattgtGGTACTAgacacaaaaatcaattttataggGCGTTGTTTTAAGCGTTTGGCAAGAAAATAACCAAAGTAAATATAATGCGAGCTGCAAAAATCACTAAATCCGAAAAATGCAAGTATGGCAAAAACTTAATCCAAAAAATGACTACTCAAGTATCTAGCATTGGAATGCCAGTCAAAATTATTCCGAATACTATTTCACTGTAGACCAGTGACAAGTTGAAGACAAGAGATCTTATATGATTATATGGAAGAGATTCGATGACAAAAGGgagccctgaggaacaccagcattaatttttgtaattttaaactttaaatcatcTAATACAATGGATACCTGTAAAATAGGTTATATGCAAAAGACTAgccagtggttttgccagcgttgaaggacacctcttcagaacagtAAGAaaaatactatccgggccagtggATTTGTTAATGTCAAGGTCTTTAAAAGACTGCTTCAACTTCACGAGTgcaaaagaagatttgtccTATGATATCATTTAAATTCTCAAGTACAGGAAGACTTATAGTACTCTCTGAAAGCTTACAAATGGAGTTTCATTAAAAACGACGGTTGGAATCGAAGATGACGCGGTATTTCAAAAGACCTAAAATGTCTACTTCCTTTaagacattgtagtattt
This window contains:
- the LOC129946230 gene encoding phosphoglucomutase; amino-acid sequence: MSLSASTVKTTPYEGQKPGTSGLRKKVKVFVEPNYTENFIQCILDANGSAINGSLLVVGGDGRYYCKKATEIIVRMCAANGVSRLLVGQNGILSTPAVSSLIRHNKALGGIVLTASHNPGGPENDFGIKFNCENGGPAPDAFTNKIYDLSTAIKEYKIIADLQIDIGKTGTTTFDISGKPFVVEVIDSVTNYVNHMKEIFDFAKLRDYVSGKTTGKPLKMRIDSMNGVTGSYVREIFLTNLGATEDCVVHTTPLEDFGGLHPDPNLTYAKDLVETVAKGDYDIGAAFDGDGDRNMIIGNKAFFVTPSDSLAVIAHYLECIPYFQNNGVQGFARSMPTASAVDLVGAKLGKEVFEVPTGWKYFGNLMDAGRLCLCGEESFGTGSNHIREKDGIWAVLAWLSVMQHTGKGIEEILKNHWSIYGRNYFTRYDYEECDLEPCNQMMATMEKTITDPAFAGKSYSSGGKSYKVKVADNFSYTDPVDKSVSSKQGLRIVFEDGSRIVMRLSGTGSSGATVRLYIDSYEKDNVLGKASEMLKPLIDIALEISQLPKFTGRNAPTVIT